Within Limisalsivibrio acetivorans, the genomic segment AAAACGATACCTTGGTTATTTGTACCCTCTTAACTATGACGCTGGAAACATTGCTCCTTTGCTTTCAAACTTAATTATGTTTACTGAATATGGAGCAGTGCAGGAGTGTATTGAAAATCTTCCGTATAAGAAAGAGTTTACCAAGTTCTATCAAGATGCAGGTATATTTGTCGCCTCCACAGACATGCTCTATACGGTTATTGGGGTTTCAAAGGGTGGAGTTGTAAAAATTTTTGATAAACAAGCTGGCTCTCTTATTGTCGATGATTGCGGTTCCTATTATTTTGATTCGGGGGAACTGTACTCGTCACAGTTTCTTCAGAACTCTAGTTGTGTCCTTGAAGGTGAATCTGTTACCGTAGTTGCAGGCTTCGCAAAGGTGAACAGACAGGTGGTGGACCCTTTCAGAATGGCTGTTTTAAGGCTTGTTTTGCCAGCTATATCAAGATTCGGCTTTATGAGGGAATTAGTTAAAAAGCTGATTGTAAAGGTTTTGATAAGCCCCAATAAACCAGTTAGGGGAATGACTGTTCATAAGCGTATTAGTATTAGGACTGGTGAGATAGAGAGGGAAATGGATAATAAACCGGAGACGGGTAATGTTGTCCATGGCGGAAAATTCAGTACAATTCATATGGCAACATCACGTTACTTTCATAACAAGAAATCTTTGGATTAATCAAACAGGTTTAATAATGGAAACCAAGAAACGTTCACTCATAAAAGCCTTTTCATGGCGGATTACAGCAACGCTTGTTACTGCCACCATCGTGTATATTATCTTCGGGCGCTTTGAGCTTGCCCTTTTGGCCGGAGGGCTTGAGTCTGTTTCCAAGATATTTCTCTATTTCTTCCACGAAAGGATATGGTCTCGCATAGGTTTCGGAATAAAGAAGGTTCAGCCCTTTGTTGTGCTGTTAACAGGGCTCCCCTGTGCAGGCAAAACGGTAATAGGCGATCGTGTGGCCGAGCTGATGGCCGAGCGTGGTGTAACCGTTAAAAGGTTCGACAGCAAGGATGTCCGCTCCCTCTTTCCCCAGGAGGGCTTCAGTCGTGAGGAACGTCTTCGCTATCTTAAGCGTGTAGGTCTTCTCTTAAGCATGTTCGAGCGGGACGGAAGGGGCGTTGTGGCCTCCTTTGTCTCACCCTATAAGGAGGGGCGTGCTGAGATAGAGAGGCTGTGCGGGAGCTATGAGGAGGTGTTCATCAAGGCTGGCGTGGACGCATGTGAGGCGAGGGATGCCGCCGGCAAATATGCAAAAGCCCGGCGTGGTGAGATAGAGAACTTCACAGGAGTAAGCGATGCCTATGAAGAGCCTGAAAATCCCGCCCTGATTATTGACACAGAGAAAAACAGCATAGATGAATCCGCCGGGGTGATCGCAGATTACCTATGCTCAAAGTATGTAAAGTAATGGAACGCTTATTATGAAAATTGCCGTTTTTTGTAGTGATGAAAGAAATTTCGCACTCCCAGCCTGGCGAAGGGTTGTTGAGCAGCTTCCCCCCGGGTATGAAATTACTGGCATATATATGTTCCCAGACAGGATGGGCAAAAGAACCGGACTTCAGATTCCTCTATGGTACTTAAAAACATTCGGTATTATCGATTTTTTCCTTCTTGGTCTCTACTCCTTGACTGAGGGTTTCAGGGGGAGTTTCGACAGCTGGGAGAGACTTGCAAATGACAGCTCGATCCCTGTTCATAAGGGGGGAAACCCGAATAACCATGATGTTGTTGAGTGGGTTAAGGATAATGATGTTGATGTAATATTCATCATGGTTGGCAATATCCTAAAGCATCCAATCATACATGCTCCAAAGTTAGGCGTTATAAACAACCACGCTGCGCTTCTTCCCTCATCCAAGGGCGTTCTTCCCTACATTTGGAATATTGTTCAATCCGAACCCCACGGTCTTACTTTTCACAAAGTCGATGAGGGGATCGATACCGGCGAAATACTCGCTCAAAAACACCTTGGAAGAAGCTATGGTTCCCTTATAGAGTTCTATCGTACAGTATTTTCAGAGTATCCCTCAATGGCTTTGGAGGCTATAGAAAGGCTAAAAAATGAGGAATATGTTCCAAAGGACAGCTCGCTTCCGGACACCTACTACAGCTTCCCGGAAAGAAAGGATTTGTCTGTTTTTAGAAAAAAGGGGGGTAAGATTGTACGTCTTAGTGATATTTTGGGAGGGTGGAAGGTTAGATGAGCTTTGCTGCAATCAATATCAACTACGATTCTCTAGCC encodes:
- the cysC gene encoding adenylyl-sulfate kinase, giving the protein METKKRSLIKAFSWRITATLVTATIVYIIFGRFELALLAGGLESVSKIFLYFFHERIWSRIGFGIKKVQPFVVLLTGLPCAGKTVIGDRVAELMAERGVTVKRFDSKDVRSLFPQEGFSREERLRYLKRVGLLLSMFERDGRGVVASFVSPYKEGRAEIERLCGSYEEVFIKAGVDACEARDAAGKYAKARRGEIENFTGVSDAYEEPENPALIIDTEKNSIDESAGVIADYLCSKYVK
- a CDS encoding formyltransferase family protein, which produces MKIAVFCSDERNFALPAWRRVVEQLPPGYEITGIYMFPDRMGKRTGLQIPLWYLKTFGIIDFFLLGLYSLTEGFRGSFDSWERLANDSSIPVHKGGNPNNHDVVEWVKDNDVDVIFIMVGNILKHPIIHAPKLGVINNHAALLPSSKGVLPYIWNIVQSEPHGLTFHKVDEGIDTGEILAQKHLGRSYGSLIEFYRTVFSEYPSMALEAIERLKNEEYVPKDSSLPDTYYSFPERKDLSVFRKKGGKIVRLSDILGGWKVR